In Myxocyprinus asiaticus isolate MX2 ecotype Aquarium Trade chromosome 46, UBuf_Myxa_2, whole genome shotgun sequence, a single window of DNA contains:
- the si:dkeyp-73b11.8 gene encoding BPTI/Kunitz domain-containing protein isoform X1, whose product MRELGIVLLIFALYHNIQAQNEKPEACSQPPEEGTGSDSRVYMYYDKTKDQCLLFRYNGEGGNANRFIAEKHCMRNCSDRAEELFPMDEKKACTLPKLQGECLGSYIRYHYSPEHHTCKKFYWSGCVGNGNRFLTFNLCNDTCFNAADVGHEDHTDETDVPVGIILGVVMGLIGAIILIVVIVFAVKKPGSKKHKKEKKKEDAKTTEKPLKEEIIEMSGGEAQ is encoded by the exons ATGAGGGAACTTGGCATAGTTTTGTTAATTTTTGCTCTGTACCACAACATACAGGCCCAAAATGAGAAACCAG AAGCCTGTAGTCAACCACCAGAGGAAGGGACGGGATCCGACAGTAGAGTGTACATGTACTACGACAAGACTAAAGATCAGTGTCTTCTCTTCCGATACAACGGAGAGGGTGGAAATGCAAACCGTTTCATTGCTGAGAAGCACTGCATGAGAAACTGTTCTGACAGAGCTGAAGAGCTGTTTCCTATGGACG AAAAAAAAGCCTGCACGCTTCCAAAACTACAAGGGGAATGTTTAGGCAGCTATATACGGTATCACTACAGCCCTGAGCATCACACATGCAAGAAATTCTACTGGAGTGGCTGTGTGGGCAATGGAAACCGGTTCTTGACATTTAACCTTTGCAATGACACATGTTTCAATGCAGCAG ATGTAGGCCATGAAGATCATACAGATGAAACAGATGTACCAGTCG GAATTATCTTAGGTGTTGTCATGGGCCTTATTGGAGCCATTATTCTCATTGTGGTCATAGTCTTTGCAGTCAAGAA GCCTGGATCAAAAAAGCAcaagaaggaaaagaaaaaggaagatgCAAAGACAACAGAGAAACCATTAAAAGAGGAGATAATTGAGATGTCTGGAGGCGAAGCACAATGA
- the si:dkeyp-73b11.8 gene encoding BPTI/Kunitz domain-containing protein isoform X3, which translates to MRVLDIVLLIFALYHNIQAQNEKPEACSQPPEEGTGSDSRVYMYYDKTKDQCLLFRYNGEGGNANRFIAEKHCMRNCSDRAEELFPMDEKKACTLPKLQGECLGSYIRYHYSPEHHTCKKFYWSGCVGNGNRFLTFNLCNDTCFNAADVGHEDHTDETDVPVGIILGVVMGLIGAIILIVVIVFAVKKPGSKKHKKEKKKEDAKTTEKPLKEEIIEMSGGEAQ; encoded by the exons ATGAGGGTACTTGACattgttttgttaatttttgcTCTGTACCACAACATACAGGCCCAAAATGAGAAACCAG AAGCCTGTAGTCAACCACCAGAGGAAGGGACGGGATCCGACAGTAGAGTGTACATGTACTACGACAAGACTAAAGATCAGTGTCTTCTCTTCCGATACAACGGAGAGGGTGGAAATGCAAACCGTTTCATTGCTGAGAAGCACTGCATGAGAAACTGTTCTGACAGAGCTGAAGAGCTGTTTCCTATGGACG AAAAAAAAGCCTGCACGCTTCCAAAACTACAAGGGGAATGTTTAGGCAGCTATATACGGTATCACTACAGCCCTGAGCATCACACATGCAAGAAATTCTACTGGAGTGGCTGTGTGGGCAATGGAAACCGGTTCTTGACATTTAACCTTTGCAATGACACATGTTTCAATGCAGCAG ATGTAGGCCATGAAGATCATACAGATGAAACAGATGTACCAGTCG GAATTATCTTAGGTGTTGTCATGGGCCTTATTGGAGCCATTATTCTCATTGTGGTCATAGTCTTTGCAGTCAAGAA GCCTGGATCAAAAAAGCAcaagaaggaaaagaaaaaggaagatgCAAAGACAACAGAGAAACCATTAAAAGAGGAGATAATTGAGATGTCTGGAGGCGAAGCACAATGA